In Nicotiana tabacum cultivar K326 chromosome 11, ASM71507v2, whole genome shotgun sequence, a single window of DNA contains:
- the LOC142166476 gene encoding uncharacterized protein LOC142166476, with protein sequence MATTMNKTLPDLSKLEPLDGNNYKHWSQKLLIFFEQLEVDYILFNEPPDDVLADSSNVATTVVAGDVAKKKVEKDNKTVRGHLLNHMTNHLFDLLITYKSVKVICDSLEKKYGADDARKKKYVVGKWIKFQIVDDKTIMGQVHEYENLTADVLNEGMEMCEILQANILLENFPPSWTDHRNQLKHKKKKL encoded by the coding sequence ATGGCTACCACTATGAACAAAACACTTCCTGATCTGTCAAAACTTGAACCTTTAGATGGAAATAATTATAAGCATTGGTCCCagaaacttttaattttctttgaaCAGTTAGAAGTTGATTATATTTTGTTTAATGAACCACCTGATGATGTGCTTGCTGATAGTTCTAATGTTGCTACTACTGTTGTTGCTGGTGATGTTGCTAAGAAGAAAgttgaaaaggataacaaaactGTTCGAGGGCATTTGCTTAACCATATGACTAACCATCTCTTTGATTTGCTTATAACTTATAAATCTGTTAAAGTCATATGTGACAGCTTGGAGAAGAAATATGGTGCAGATGACGCGAGGAAAAAGAAGTATGTGGTTGGAAAGTGGATCAAGTTTCAGATAGTTGATGATAAGACAATCATGGGGCAGGTTCACGAGTATGAGAACTTGACTGCTGATGTTTTGAACGAAGGAATGGAGATGTGTGAGATTCTTCAAGCTAATATTCTGCTTGAAAATTTTCCACCTTCCTGGACTGATCACAGGAATCAACTGAAacacaagaaaaaaaaactttaa